Proteins encoded in a region of the Pseudomonas viciae genome:
- a CDS encoding RDD family protein, producing MLETPALQRNATLPVPLDTRYQVETPEGIDLPLRPAGLMPRSLAFAIDLGIRGLVLGLLFLILAFFGELGMGLGSILLFIISWWYMVLFEVLNQGRSPGKQIMGLRVVQDDGRPIGWSASLIRNLLRFVDMLPFAYAFGAISCLQHPAFKRLGDLAAGTLVVYREQPVKRPALPLIQPIRAPFALSLNEQRAVLSFAERQAQLSPERVNELAAILAAPLKLQAPNAVAELNGIARGLLGPT from the coding sequence ATGCTCGAGACACCAGCACTGCAAAGGAACGCGACGCTGCCCGTGCCACTGGACACGCGGTATCAGGTTGAGACGCCCGAAGGCATCGACCTGCCACTGCGCCCGGCGGGGTTGATGCCTCGTTCACTGGCCTTTGCCATCGACCTGGGCATACGCGGGCTGGTGCTGGGCCTGCTCTTTCTCATCCTGGCGTTTTTCGGTGAACTGGGCATGGGCCTGGGTTCCATCCTGCTCTTTATCATCAGTTGGTGGTACATGGTGCTGTTCGAGGTGCTGAACCAGGGGCGCTCTCCCGGCAAGCAGATCATGGGGTTGCGCGTGGTGCAGGACGACGGTCGCCCCATCGGCTGGTCCGCCTCATTGATCCGCAACCTGTTGCGCTTCGTCGACATGCTGCCCTTCGCCTATGCCTTCGGGGCAATCAGTTGCCTGCAACATCCGGCCTTCAAACGCCTGGGCGACCTCGCGGCCGGCACGCTGGTGGTGTATCGCGAGCAACCGGTCAAGCGCCCCGCATTGCCATTGATACAACCGATACGAGCACCGTTTGCCCTGAGCCTGAACGAGCAACGCGCGGTACTGAGTTTCGCCGAGCGCCAAGCCCAGCTTTCCCCTGAACGAGTCAACGAACTGGCTGCCATCCTGGCCGCGCCATTGAAGCTGCAGGCGCCCAACGCCGTGGCCGAACTCAATGGCATTGCCCGCGGTCTGTTGGGGCCGACATGA
- a CDS encoding stage II sporulation protein M produces the protein MKQSLFESRHQGEWEDLSRLLDQLERSRNVSQSSDFPPAYRRLCHHLALAQARGYSSLLIDTLQQLALRGHQQLYRDRSRPSASLSAFILAGFPRLVREQWRFVLAASLMFLGSLVGIGLLVYLFPELVYSLLSAEEVSQIRSMYDPAAGHLGRSIERAASEDWVMFGYYIMHNIGIAFQTFASGLMFGLGSAFFLFFNGLTIGAVAGHLTQIGSGGTFWSFVIGHGAFELTAIALAGAAGLQLGWALIAPGRLTRGEALRLAAGKSVLMVGGVILFLLIAAFIEAYWSSSAVTPATKYTVGALLWLLVISYLLFAGRVRHAPE, from the coding sequence ATGAAGCAAAGCCTGTTCGAAAGCCGCCACCAAGGGGAATGGGAAGATTTGTCGCGCCTGCTCGATCAACTGGAGCGCAGCCGCAACGTTTCCCAGAGCAGCGATTTTCCTCCTGCCTATCGACGGCTTTGCCACCATCTGGCGCTGGCCCAGGCCCGGGGCTACAGCAGTTTGCTGATCGACACCCTGCAACAACTGGCGCTGCGCGGTCACCAGCAACTCTACCGGGACCGCAGCCGCCCCTCGGCCAGTCTCTCGGCTTTTATCCTCGCCGGTTTTCCTCGACTGGTCCGCGAACAATGGCGCTTCGTACTGGCCGCCAGCCTGATGTTCCTGGGCAGCCTGGTGGGCATCGGGCTGTTGGTCTACCTGTTCCCCGAGTTGGTCTACAGCTTGCTGAGCGCCGAAGAAGTCAGCCAGATACGCAGCATGTACGACCCGGCCGCCGGGCACCTGGGGCGCTCGATCGAACGAGCCGCCAGCGAGGATTGGGTCATGTTCGGTTACTACATCATGCACAACATCGGCATTGCCTTTCAGACGTTTGCCAGCGGCTTGATGTTTGGCCTGGGCAGCGCGTTCTTCCTGTTCTTCAATGGCCTGACCATTGGCGCGGTGGCCGGGCACCTGACCCAGATCGGTTCGGGAGGAACGTTCTGGTCGTTCGTCATCGGCCACGGCGCCTTCGAACTCACCGCCATCGCCCTGGCCGGCGCCGCGGGCCTGCAACTGGGCTGGGCCTTGATCGCGCCGGGGCGCCTGACCCGGGGCGAGGCCTTGCGGCTGGCGGCGGGCAAAAGCGTGCTGATGGTCGGCGGGGTGATACTGTTTTTGCTCATCGCCGCGTTCATCGAGGCCTACTGGTCTTCCAGCGCCGTGACGCCCGCCACCAAATACACAGTCGGCGCGTTGTTGTGGCTGCTGGTGATCAGTTATCTGCTGTTTGCCGGACGGGTCCGCCATGCGCCTGAGTGA
- a CDS encoding DUF4129 domain-containing protein → MRLSDATVVIRPRTTWEAMDLGVLMSQQHRRLLMTSWAIVTLPVYLLLALLLWDSPSLVVVVFWWLKPAFDRLPLYILSKALFGETPTLKQALRQWPALLKPQLLASLTWRRFSLSRSFLMPVVQLEGLAGEAREQRLRVLLQRSGGAAQWLTIIGMHLETVLWFGLMALFYLFVPQQVELEWDWQMLVAAAEHDWLWFEHLVNLLYPLLLIVWEPIYVACGFSLYLNRRTILEGWDIELAFRRLRQRLSGIAPMLMLLALMLLPLAPPAWADEDSIGPDSPRLLNQPLTSEASRDSIKTILDAPPFKNPEAVTHYRFGEETTDAPEKGEAPGWFKSLFKWMSGQRFDIAATLIQIVLWACLVGAIVWLAWRYRERLKALVNRRPTQRLPVERPVPAQMFGLDIREESLPVDVAASVEQLWSSNPREALGLLYRALLSRLHHDFKVPLKPADTEGQVLQRVEQLQQENLLGFSKSLTLHWQNIAYGHRAPPPHLQQELCDRWRGLFGPGVSR, encoded by the coding sequence ATGCGCCTGAGTGACGCCACGGTCGTTATCCGCCCGCGCACCACCTGGGAAGCCATGGACCTCGGCGTGCTGATGAGCCAGCAACATCGACGGCTGCTGATGACCAGTTGGGCCATCGTCACGCTGCCGGTGTATCTGCTGCTGGCGCTGTTGCTGTGGGATTCGCCGTCCCTGGTCGTGGTGGTGTTCTGGTGGTTGAAACCGGCCTTTGATCGTCTGCCGTTGTACATTCTCTCCAAGGCGCTGTTTGGCGAAACGCCCACTTTGAAACAGGCCTTGCGACAGTGGCCCGCGCTGCTCAAGCCCCAGTTGTTGGCGAGCCTGACCTGGCGCAGGTTTAGCTTGAGCCGCAGCTTCCTGATGCCCGTGGTGCAACTGGAGGGCCTCGCCGGTGAGGCACGGGAGCAGCGCCTGCGGGTCCTACTGCAACGCAGCGGCGGCGCGGCGCAATGGCTGACCATCATCGGCATGCACCTGGAAACCGTCCTCTGGTTCGGCCTGATGGCCCTGTTCTATCTGTTCGTGCCACAACAAGTCGAACTGGAATGGGACTGGCAGATGCTGGTCGCAGCGGCCGAGCACGATTGGTTGTGGTTCGAACACCTGGTCAACCTCCTCTATCCCCTGCTGTTGATCGTCTGGGAGCCGATCTATGTCGCCTGCGGCTTCAGCCTCTACCTGAACCGACGCACGATCCTCGAGGGTTGGGACATCGAACTGGCGTTCCGACGCCTGCGCCAGCGCCTGAGCGGCATAGCCCCGATGCTGATGTTGCTGGCACTGATGCTGCTACCACTGGCCCCCCCGGCATGGGCCGACGAGGACAGCATCGGCCCCGACAGCCCCCGGTTGCTCAATCAGCCCCTCACCAGCGAAGCCTCCCGGGACAGCATCAAGACGATCCTCGATGCCCCACCGTTCAAGAACCCGGAAGCAGTCACCCATTATCGTTTCGGCGAAGAAACCACCGACGCTCCCGAGAAGGGCGAAGCCCCAGGCTGGTTCAAGTCGTTGTTCAAATGGATGAGTGGCCAACGCTTCGACATCGCCGCCACACTGATCCAGATCGTGCTCTGGGCCTGCCTGGTGGGCGCGATTGTCTGGCTGGCCTGGCGCTATCGTGAACGGCTCAAGGCCCTGGTGAATCGCCGACCGACGCAACGCCTGCCGGTGGAACGGCCTGTACCTGCGCAGATGTTCGGCCTGGATATCCGTGAAGAAAGCCTGCCGGTCGACGTGGCGGCCAGCGTCGAGCAGTTGTGGTCCAGCAACCCCCGCGAGGCCCTGGGCCTACTGTACCGGGCCCTGCTCAGTCGCTTGCATCACGACTTCAAGGTCCCCTTGAAACCCGCCGACACTGAAGGCCAGGTACTGCAACGCGTCGAACAGCTTCAACAGGAAAACCTGCTGGGGTTCAGTAAAAGCCTGACCCTGCATTGGCAGAACATTGCCTATGGGCATCGTGCGCCGCCGCCCCATTTGCAACAGGAACTGTGTGACCGCTGGCGCGGGTTGTTCGGTCCGGGAGTGTCTCGATGA
- a CDS encoding DUF4350 domain-containing protein, with product MSRSPGLLAGVVLAALMCALGAYLYVKAVPYQETVDHGPSPEARANPYLAAEHFLRKQGINVEHVNNLGVLPNLEPHQRSLLLLGERTNMTPREVDQLMNWTRAGGRLLFVAEALWDDSTGSSGDLLLDRVRLRQLLSEDLKEPPAELIKDRYPKLTKLYLEDEEAPAYIGFDTDFHLEDPHNLAQAWANSELATHMMQLTLGLGSITVITDAELWKNEHIDQYDNAWLLWYLSADTDVTLLFNTDHDNLLTLLLRYFPQALVALLALIALWLWRSAVRHGPLQQPAPKARRQLEEHLQASAGFHLRHNGQQQLLQTLQQDVLRRARHLHPGFEQLVVAEQWQVLARLTRQPTRAISQALSPRPKQRMSRAEFCRQVAHLQTLRNAL from the coding sequence ATGAGCCGGAGCCCGGGGTTGCTGGCCGGGGTAGTACTGGCCGCGCTGATGTGCGCATTGGGCGCTTACCTCTACGTCAAGGCCGTGCCCTATCAGGAGACCGTCGATCACGGCCCCTCTCCCGAAGCCCGGGCCAACCCCTACCTGGCCGCCGAACACTTCCTGCGCAAGCAGGGTATCAACGTCGAGCACGTCAATAACCTTGGCGTGCTACCCAACCTGGAGCCGCACCAGCGCAGCCTGCTGTTGCTGGGTGAACGAACCAACATGACGCCACGGGAAGTCGATCAGTTGATGAACTGGACCCGGGCCGGTGGGCGCCTGTTGTTTGTCGCCGAGGCCCTGTGGGATGACAGCACCGGCAGCAGCGGCGACTTGCTGCTGGACCGCGTGCGCCTGCGTCAACTCTTGAGTGAGGACCTCAAGGAACCGCCAGCGGAACTCATCAAGGATCGTTACCCCAAGCTGACCAAGTTGTACCTGGAGGACGAAGAGGCGCCGGCGTATATCGGCTTCGATACGGATTTCCACCTCGAAGACCCGCACAACCTCGCCCAGGCCTGGGCCAACAGCGAACTGGCGACTCACATGATGCAGCTGACCCTCGGCCTGGGCTCGATCACCGTGATCACCGACGCCGAGCTGTGGAAGAACGAGCACATCGACCAATACGACAACGCCTGGCTGCTCTGGTACTTGAGCGCCGACACGGACGTCACGCTGCTGTTCAACACCGACCACGACAACCTGCTGACCTTGCTGCTGCGCTATTTCCCCCAGGCATTGGTGGCGCTGCTGGCGCTGATTGCCCTGTGGCTCTGGCGCTCGGCGGTACGCCATGGCCCGCTGCAACAACCGGCCCCCAAGGCGCGGCGTCAGTTGGAAGAACACTTGCAGGCCAGCGCCGGTTTCCATCTGCGCCATAACGGCCAGCAGCAGCTGTTGCAGACGTTGCAACAGGACGTGCTGCGCCGGGCCCGCCATCTTCATCCCGGCTTCGAACAACTGGTCGTCGCCGAACAATGGCAGGTGCTCGCCCGCCTGACCCGCCAGCCCACGCGAGCCATCAGCCAGGCCTTGAGCCCCCGACCGAAACAGCGCATGTCCCGCGCTGAGTTCTGCCGCCAGGTCGCCCATTTGCAAACCCTTAGGAATGCCTTATGA
- a CDS encoding AAA family ATPase: MTEQNEPADGQTHAVQQRQRASQLAQAIRTELHKAVVGQSAVIDDVLTALIAGGHVLLEGVPGLGKTLLVRALARCFGGEFARIQFTPDLMPSDVTGHAVYDLQTEQFKLRKGPVFTNLLLADEINRAPAKTQAALLEAMQERQVTLEGRALPIAQPFMVLATQNPIEQEGTYPLPEAELDRFMLKVRMDYPDADQELNMVRQVSRSTRADMLDVQPLRTVLQAKDVQALQRIASDLPMDEQVLDYAVRLARTTRSWPGLTLGAGPRASIALVRCARARALLRGGEFVVPDDIKGCALAVLRHRVRLAPELDIEGLTVDQVLGQLLDQVPAPRL; this comes from the coding sequence ATGACTGAACAGAACGAACCTGCCGACGGCCAGACCCACGCCGTCCAACAGCGCCAGCGCGCCAGTCAGTTGGCCCAGGCGATCCGCACCGAGCTGCACAAGGCGGTAGTCGGCCAGAGCGCGGTGATCGACGATGTGCTCACGGCGCTGATCGCCGGCGGTCACGTTCTGCTCGAAGGGGTTCCCGGGTTGGGCAAGACCTTGCTGGTGCGTGCCCTGGCCCGTTGTTTCGGTGGCGAGTTCGCCCGCATCCAGTTCACCCCCGACCTGATGCCCAGCGACGTTACCGGGCACGCGGTGTACGACTTGCAGACCGAGCAGTTCAAGCTGCGCAAAGGGCCGGTGTTTACCAACCTGCTGCTGGCCGACGAGATCAACCGCGCACCGGCCAAGACCCAGGCCGCGCTGCTCGAAGCCATGCAGGAACGCCAGGTCACCCTCGAAGGCCGCGCCCTGCCCATCGCCCAGCCGTTCATGGTGCTCGCTACCCAGAACCCCATCGAACAGGAAGGCACCTACCCGCTACCGGAAGCCGAGCTCGACCGTTTCATGCTCAAGGTGCGCATGGACTACCCCGACGCCGACCAGGAATTGAACATGGTGCGCCAGGTCAGCCGCTCGACCCGCGCCGACATGCTTGACGTGCAGCCATTGCGTACGGTGTTGCAGGCCAAGGACGTGCAAGCGCTGCAACGCATCGCCAGTGATCTGCCGATGGACGAGCAGGTACTCGACTACGCCGTGCGCCTGGCCCGCACCACCCGCAGTTGGCCGGGTCTGACCCTCGGCGCCGGGCCTCGCGCCTCGATTGCCCTGGTGCGTTGCGCCCGGGCCCGGGCGTTGTTGCGCGGCGGCGAGTTCGTGGTGCCGGATGACATCAAGGGCTGCGCCCTGGCCGTGCTGCGCCATCGGGTACGACTGGCGCCGGAGCTGGACATCGAAGGGCTGACGGTGGATCAGGTGCTGGGGCAGTTGCTCGATCAAGTGCCGGCGCCGCGGTTGTGA
- a CDS encoding DUF58 domain-containing protein, translating to MKPSRLLLTWLAILLALGIALGTLRALGIALPSTLLSINWWLMLALLALALLDAVRLRRLPSPRVRRQMPGSLALGRWGEVRLEIGHDFAQPLNVQVFDHVPDGLDFENLPLSVALQPGQHNQVGYRLRPLKRGHFTFAQCEINLPSPLGLWTDKRLLDAIDETRVYPDFARLYEGQLLAVDNWLSQLGIRQRQRRGQGQEFHQLREFREGDSLRQIDWKATARHRTPIAREYEDERDQQIIFMLDCGRRMRSQDGELSHFDHALNACLLLSYTALRQGDAVGLGTFASEQPRYLAPVKGTGQLNVLLNTVYDLDSSQRPADYQAAVTQLLARQKRRALVVLVTNLRDEDDEELLAAVKRLGQHHRVLVASLREEALDRLRQVPVQTLPEALAYCGTVDYVNARAELHQQLGAHGIPTLDARPSELGAQLVTQYLAWKKAGTA from the coding sequence ATGAAACCCTCCCGCCTGCTGTTGACCTGGCTCGCCATCCTCCTGGCCCTCGGCATCGCGCTGGGCACGCTGCGGGCGTTGGGCATTGCGCTGCCATCGACGCTGCTGTCGATCAACTGGTGGTTGATGCTGGCGCTGCTGGCCCTGGCGCTGCTCGACGCCGTGCGCCTCAGGCGCTTGCCCTCGCCCCGGGTGCGACGGCAGATGCCCGGCAGCCTGGCACTGGGTCGATGGGGCGAAGTTCGCCTGGAAATCGGCCACGACTTTGCGCAGCCGCTGAACGTCCAGGTCTTCGATCACGTACCCGACGGCCTGGATTTCGAAAACCTGCCCCTGTCCGTCGCGCTTCAACCCGGCCAGCACAATCAGGTCGGCTACCGCCTGCGTCCGCTCAAACGCGGTCACTTCACCTTCGCCCAGTGCGAAATCAACCTGCCGAGCCCGTTGGGCCTGTGGACCGACAAGCGCCTGCTGGACGCGATCGATGAGACTCGGGTCTACCCGGATTTCGCCAGACTCTACGAAGGCCAGCTATTGGCGGTGGACAACTGGCTGAGCCAGCTCGGTATCCGTCAGCGGCAACGGCGCGGCCAGGGCCAGGAGTTCCATCAACTGCGCGAATTTCGCGAAGGCGACAGCCTGCGTCAGATCGACTGGAAGGCCACCGCCCGCCATCGGACACCGATTGCCCGGGAATATGAGGACGAGCGCGACCAGCAGATCATCTTCATGCTCGATTGCGGCCGGCGCATGCGCAGCCAGGACGGCGAGCTGTCGCACTTCGACCACGCCCTCAACGCCTGCCTGCTGCTCAGCTACACCGCCCTGCGCCAGGGCGACGCCGTGGGCCTGGGCACCTTCGCCAGCGAACAGCCGCGCTACCTCGCACCGGTCAAAGGCACCGGCCAGCTCAACGTCTTGCTCAACACCGTGTACGACCTCGACAGCAGCCAACGCCCCGCCGACTACCAGGCGGCCGTGACTCAACTGCTGGCCCGGCAAAAACGCCGGGCGCTGGTGGTGCTGGTGACCAACCTGCGGGACGAGGACGACGAAGAACTGCTGGCCGCCGTCAAACGGCTGGGCCAACACCACCGGGTACTGGTGGCCAGCCTGCGGGAAGAGGCGCTCGACCGCTTGCGCCAAGTGCCGGTGCAAACACTGCCTGAGGCCTTGGCTTACTGCGGCACGGTGGACTATGTGAATGCGCGGGCCGAACTGCATCAGCAACTGGGCGCCCATGGCATCCCGACCCTGGATGCGCGCCCCAGTGAATTGGGGGCGCAATTGGTGACGCAATATCTGGCCTGGAAAAAGGCGGGGACCGCCTAG
- a CDS encoding DUF6124 family protein codes for MFKATPNPPHTDPLSPHETLDPEKLEQAAQRALDYYLKPDNGQADKKTDKQLDYFIVAPDADPEGMLAHSYETFCSVSTLILDLSEDLEGAPRNLALAIHQMGEMGVLLLERLLDNEAKIQR; via the coding sequence ATGTTCAAGGCTACACCCAACCCACCACACACCGACCCACTATCCCCCCACGAAACCCTCGACCCCGAAAAACTCGAACAGGCCGCCCAAAGGGCCCTGGACTACTACCTCAAGCCGGACAACGGCCAAGCCGACAAGAAAACCGACAAGCAACTGGACTACTTCATCGTCGCCCCCGACGCCGACCCCGAAGGCATGCTCGCCCACAGCTACGAAACCTTCTGCTCGGTGAGCACGCTGATCCTGGATTTATCCGAAGACCTCGAAGGCGCCCCGCGCAACCTGGCCCTGGCGATTCACCAGATGGGCGAGATGGGGGTGTTGTTGCTGGAGAGGCTGCTGGATAACGAGGCGAAGATTCAGCGCTGA
- a CDS encoding PilZ domain-containing protein, translating to MYKKRRIERHQLPCFLRVFNGVNDRPIGFLGNVSENGLMLISHLPLMVGADFELHLKIPSDEGPQQNIKLKANCLWCHEDVTPMHFDAGFRLHWTPPEYLQLISALQQYFSFYPLPESA from the coding sequence ATGTACAAAAAAAGGCGAATCGAACGGCACCAGTTGCCGTGCTTCCTGCGCGTGTTCAACGGCGTCAATGACAGGCCCATCGGTTTTCTGGGCAATGTCTCTGAAAATGGCCTGATGCTGATCAGTCATCTGCCCTTGATGGTTGGCGCCGACTTTGAACTGCACTTGAAAATCCCTTCCGACGAGGGACCGCAACAAAACATCAAGTTGAAAGCCAACTGCCTGTGGTGCCATGAAGACGTGACGCCGATGCATTTCGATGCCGGCTTCAGACTGCACTGGACGCCGCCGGAGTACCTGCAACTGATCAGTGCGTTGCAGCAATATTTCAGTTTTTATCCGTTGCCGGAATCGGCTTAA